The following are encoded together in the Pirellulales bacterium genome:
- a CDS encoding efflux RND transporter periplasmic adaptor subunit, with amino-acid sequence MPLALLLLVGCSGPPAAVETAPQNNVNVVAVRADHVTPELMAVGTIMPVERSRVAAAAEGKVIKFPHRVGAFVREGELLAELRTVTLAIELEGARALLRQREQDYQRTKVGFRSEEKSQAEAKKLAAEATMNLNESALRRLQDLRAKSENAVSQQQLEEAQFQLENAKQLFAEAEAAHALTVAGNRTEEIDAARAAADVQQQEVLRLEDEMQKRNVVAPFSGFIVEKNIDLGEWVPLGGPVATIVNLDEVEVQVNVEESYIAEIRLDQEVEARIDALKGEVVRGVVRQVVPRSDWLTGSRSFPVIVRMKNTIENNQPRLREGMVARITFRGEAQSALLAHKDAIVRSLNGTLVYVVGPDNKVRAVAVREGASSGEYIAVEGDLRSGDLLVTEGVERLRPFDEVAILNLDDASRAVATESIPATRTTNVGGE; translated from the coding sequence TTGCCGCTGGCGCTGTTGCTGTTGGTGGGCTGCAGCGGCCCGCCGGCCGCGGTGGAGACGGCGCCACAAAACAACGTGAACGTCGTGGCGGTGCGCGCCGACCATGTGACGCCGGAGCTGATGGCGGTCGGCACGATCATGCCCGTCGAGCGCAGCCGAGTGGCGGCGGCAGCCGAAGGGAAGGTGATCAAGTTCCCCCATCGGGTCGGCGCCTTCGTGCGCGAGGGAGAGTTGCTGGCGGAACTGCGCACCGTGACGCTGGCCATCGAGTTGGAGGGGGCGCGGGCCCTGTTGCGTCAGCGCGAGCAGGACTATCAGCGGACGAAGGTCGGTTTTCGCTCAGAAGAAAAATCGCAGGCCGAAGCCAAAAAGCTGGCGGCGGAGGCGACGATGAATCTGAACGAGTCGGCGCTGCGCCGCCTCCAAGATCTGCGCGCGAAATCAGAAAACGCCGTCAGCCAGCAGCAACTCGAAGAAGCGCAGTTTCAGCTCGAGAACGCCAAGCAGCTTTTTGCCGAGGCCGAAGCGGCGCATGCCCTGACCGTGGCCGGCAATCGCACCGAAGAGATCGATGCCGCACGGGCCGCCGCCGACGTGCAGCAACAGGAAGTGCTGCGTCTCGAGGACGAGATGCAAAAGCGGAACGTGGTGGCGCCGTTCTCGGGCTTCATCGTCGAAAAGAATATCGATCTGGGAGAATGGGTACCGCTCGGCGGACCGGTCGCCACGATCGTGAATCTCGACGAGGTCGAGGTGCAGGTCAACGTCGAGGAATCGTACATCGCCGAGATTCGGCTCGATCAGGAAGTCGAGGCGCGCATCGACGCCTTGAAGGGCGAAGTGGTGCGCGGCGTCGTGCGGCAGGTGGTGCCGCGTTCCGACTGGTTGACTGGCAGCCGCAGCTTTCCGGTCATCGTGCGGATGAAGAACACGATCGAAAACAATCAGCCTCGCCTGCGCGAGGGGATGGTGGCGCGGATCACCTTCCGGGGCGAGGCACAATCGGCCCTGCTGGCCCACAAAGACGCCATCGTCCGCAGTCTGAACGGCACGCTGGTTTACGTCGTCGGCCCCGACAACAAGGTGCGGGCCGTGGCAGTGCGCGAAGGCGCCAGCAGCGGCGAGTACATTGCCGTGGAAGGTGACTTGCGGAGTGGCGATCTGCTGGTGACCGAGGGAGTTGAACGGCTCCGCCCGTTCGACGAAGTCGCCATCTTGAACCTGGACGACGCCTCGCGCGCGGTGGCCACCGAATCGATTCCAGCGACGCGCACGACGAACGTCGGTGGCGAGTAA
- a CDS encoding efflux RND transporter permease subunit, giving the protein MQIADFSIHNPVKVAVGVVLVCLFGIVAMLNIPVQLTPEVTRPVISVRTRWAGASPEEVEKEIVSKQEQQLQDVEGMIDFRSTCQEGQGEVEMEFEVGTDIDAALVRVTKRLSQVRDYPDDADEPFVRTVSANGSPIAWFSLLPVAPTHAEVRALLEANPHLAEPLAPLLARESIHVPMLYELAKHHPEVQELIRHDVDPSRLRTFAEDNIAARLQRAHDGVAASDVYGGREFELRVIFDPVRLAARKITVPQLRDALLRENRNVSGGDVWEGKRRYLVRTLGLFSDPQQVADTIVAYRDGAPVYVRDLATVELASTKPDSLGRERGVNMLSVNVQRKQGANVMDVMAAVREEVRSLNEGFLGRNGLQLVQTYDETVYISSAMSLVTDNLVAGSVLTALVLLVFMRSGRSTLVICLAIPICAMGTFVVIRLLGRSMNVISLAGMAFAVGVVVDSATVVLENIYVRYQRGESAFTAASRGTSEVWGAVLAGTLTMLAVFLPVIFIQAEAGQLFRDISIAISAGVAISLLVTLTVVPSAACHLLQHGEVARNREEDRSLGTRLWRVLDRWMTPFSYLGERFTTALLWATDRLQSGNLSHGTMIVTWLLFAAGAIMLVPSRYVQLEHWPWYYPVPSLLGLTIAVVSTLLFLPLAFRSRRVAVAIMSIVLGMGISYRLMPEAEYLPAGNKNLVYGRMQPPPGYNVDQLVGLARQVEDRLRANWEALPNSAEAARLEGPPLATLSVTARGRTLVVAARSADPERASEMVPLVRRAIAKLPGVLTSVSQTSLFERGLSGGRTIDIEISGPKLATLVGLGQEIMSGVQRILPAETTETSVQPIPGLDLGSPELHVRVRPEKAAQRGISTSDLGYSIDALVDGAYAGPYWHEQKEIELVLYGQAAFSERTQNVEQLPIATPTGEVISVADVADVRLASGPEQISRIDRERAITIQVRPGTGVALEGAMNRIQREVLDPIRAAGLPPGYHLNVAGTADDLIQMRTAMSGSLLFALLITYLLIAGLYESFLYPLVIMISVPMGAVGGFLGLWLLNLVTVQRLDSLTMLGFVILIGTVVNNAILIVDQTLVYIRRDGAHHRDAVRESVRGRVRPIFITTLTTLIGLFPLVVSPGAGSELYRGMGTVLFGGLVVSTFFTLLLVPLLFSLFFEMRARLFGRGISASSLAAVAALSGGDDETVTVIPTRNEDTAVVETL; this is encoded by the coding sequence ATGCAGATTGCCGACTTCTCGATTCACAACCCGGTGAAGGTCGCGGTCGGCGTGGTGCTGGTCTGCCTGTTCGGCATCGTGGCGATGCTGAATATCCCGGTGCAACTGACGCCCGAGGTGACGCGACCGGTCATTAGCGTGCGCACGCGCTGGGCCGGCGCGAGCCCCGAAGAGGTGGAGAAGGAGATCGTCTCGAAGCAGGAGCAGCAACTGCAGGACGTCGAAGGGATGATCGACTTCCGCAGCACCTGCCAGGAGGGGCAGGGGGAAGTCGAGATGGAGTTCGAAGTCGGCACCGACATCGATGCCGCGCTGGTCCGCGTGACCAAGCGTCTCTCGCAGGTCCGCGATTATCCCGACGATGCCGACGAGCCCTTCGTGCGCACGGTCAGCGCGAACGGCTCGCCCATCGCGTGGTTCTCGTTGCTGCCGGTCGCGCCGACGCATGCCGAGGTGCGCGCGTTGCTGGAGGCGAATCCTCATTTGGCCGAACCGCTCGCGCCGCTTCTGGCGCGAGAATCGATCCACGTGCCGATGCTGTACGAGTTGGCAAAGCATCATCCGGAAGTACAGGAACTGATCCGGCACGACGTCGATCCGTCGCGTCTGCGGACGTTCGCCGAGGACAACATCGCCGCGCGCCTGCAGCGCGCGCACGACGGCGTCGCCGCGAGCGACGTCTATGGCGGGCGAGAATTCGAGCTGCGCGTGATCTTCGATCCCGTCCGTTTGGCGGCGCGCAAGATCACGGTCCCTCAGCTACGCGACGCACTGCTGCGCGAGAACCGCAATGTCTCGGGGGGGGACGTGTGGGAAGGGAAACGGCGCTATCTCGTGCGCACGTTGGGATTGTTCTCCGATCCGCAGCAGGTGGCCGACACGATCGTGGCCTATCGCGACGGCGCGCCCGTTTACGTCCGCGACCTGGCCACGGTCGAACTCGCCAGCACGAAGCCCGACAGCCTAGGGCGCGAACGTGGCGTGAACATGCTCTCGGTCAACGTTCAGCGCAAGCAGGGCGCCAACGTGATGGACGTGATGGCCGCGGTGCGCGAAGAGGTGCGATCGCTCAACGAGGGGTTCCTGGGCCGCAACGGCCTGCAACTCGTGCAAACGTACGACGAGACGGTCTACATCAGCTCGGCCATGTCGCTCGTCACCGACAACCTGGTCGCGGGGAGCGTGCTGACGGCCCTGGTGTTGCTCGTCTTCATGCGGAGTGGCCGCTCGACGCTGGTCATCTGCCTGGCGATACCAATTTGCGCGATGGGTACGTTCGTCGTCATCCGCCTGCTGGGGCGTTCGATGAACGTGATCAGCCTGGCCGGCATGGCATTTGCCGTCGGCGTGGTGGTCGATAGCGCCACGGTCGTGCTCGAGAACATTTACGTTCGCTACCAGCGCGGCGAGAGCGCCTTCACGGCCGCCAGTCGCGGCACGAGCGAAGTCTGGGGGGCGGTGCTGGCCGGCACGCTGACGATGCTGGCCGTCTTCCTGCCGGTGATTTTCATCCAGGCCGAGGCCGGACAATTGTTCCGCGATATTTCGATCGCCATCAGCGCCGGCGTGGCGATCAGCCTGCTGGTAACCCTCACCGTGGTGCCGAGCGCGGCGTGTCACCTTCTGCAACATGGCGAAGTGGCGCGCAACCGCGAGGAAGATCGCTCGCTGGGGACGCGCCTCTGGCGCGTGTTGGATCGGTGGATGACGCCGTTCAGCTACCTTGGCGAGCGCTTTACCACGGCGCTGTTGTGGGCGACCGACCGCTTGCAGTCGGGCAACCTGAGCCACGGCACGATGATCGTCACGTGGCTGCTCTTTGCGGCCGGAGCGATCATGCTCGTGCCGAGCCGCTATGTCCAGCTCGAACATTGGCCCTGGTACTATCCGGTCCCCAGTCTGCTGGGGCTGACGATCGCGGTGGTGTCGACGCTGCTGTTCCTGCCCCTGGCATTTCGCTCGCGGCGCGTGGCGGTGGCGATCATGTCGATCGTGCTGGGCATGGGGATCAGCTACCGTTTGATGCCCGAGGCCGAGTATCTGCCGGCGGGCAACAAGAACCTCGTCTACGGCCGCATGCAGCCTCCGCCGGGCTACAACGTGGATCAGCTCGTGGGGCTGGCCCGGCAGGTCGAGGATCGTCTGCGCGCGAACTGGGAAGCGCTGCCCAATAGCGCCGAAGCGGCCAGGCTCGAGGGCCCCCCCTTGGCAACTCTTTCGGTGACGGCGCGCGGTCGCACGCTGGTCGTGGCGGCTCGTTCGGCCGATCCCGAGCGCGCGAGCGAAATGGTGCCCTTGGTGCGCCGCGCCATCGCCAAGCTGCCAGGCGTGCTGACATCGGTGAGCCAGACGAGCTTGTTCGAGCGTGGGCTTTCGGGGGGGCGCACGATCGATATCGAAATCTCCGGCCCCAAGCTGGCCACGCTCGTGGGGCTGGGGCAAGAGATCATGTCGGGCGTGCAGCGCATTCTGCCCGCCGAAACGACGGAGACCTCGGTACAGCCCATTCCGGGACTCGACCTGGGCAGCCCCGAGTTGCACGTGCGCGTGCGTCCCGAAAAGGCCGCGCAGCGCGGCATCAGCACATCCGATTTGGGCTACTCGATCGATGCCCTGGTCGATGGCGCTTACGCCGGCCCCTACTGGCACGAGCAGAAAGAGATCGAGCTCGTGCTGTACGGACAAGCGGCCTTCAGCGAACGGACGCAGAACGTCGAGCAATTGCCGATCGCCACGCCGACGGGCGAGGTGATCTCGGTCGCCGACGTGGCCGACGTGCGACTCGCGAGCGGACCGGAGCAGATCAGCCGTATCGATCGCGAGCGGGCCATCACCATCCAGGTGCGCCCGGGGACCGGCGTCGCGCTCGAAGGGGCGATGAACCGCATCCAGCGCGAAGTGCTCGATCCGATTCGCGCCGCGGGTTTGCCGCCGGGCTATCACCTGAACGTGGCGGGCACGGCCGACGACCTGATCCAGATGCGCACGGCGATGTCGGGGAGTCTCCTGTTCGCCTTGCTCATCACCTACTTGTTGATTGCCGGGCTGTACGAGTCGTTCCTGTATCCGCTCGTCATCATGATCAGCGTGCCGATGGGGGCCGTCGGGGGCTTTCTCGGCTTGTGGCTGTTGAACCTGGTCACCGTGCAGCGGCTCGATTCGTTGACGATGCTCGGCTTCGTGATCCTCATCGGCACGGTCGTGAACAACGCGATTCTGATCGTCGATCAAACGCTCGTGTACATTCGCCGCGACGGGGCACATCACCGCGATGCCGTCCGCGAGAGCGTGCGCGGACGCGTGCGACCGATCTTCATTACCACGCTCACGACGTTGATCGGGTTGTTCCCCTTGGTCGTCTCGCCCGGGGCGGGGAGCGAGTTGTACCGCGGCATGGGCACGGTGCTCTTCGGCGGGCTGGTGGTTTCGACCTTTTTCACGCTGCTGCTGGTGCCGCTACTTTTCTCGCTCTTCTTCGAGATGCGAGCGCGACTGTTTGGCCGCGGCATCTCCGCATCGTCGCTGGCCGCGGTAGCGGCCCTGTCGGGTGGCGACGACGAAACCGTAACGGTGATTCCGACGCGAAACGAGGACACCGCCGTGGTGGAAACCCTTTGA